The Haloterrigena turkmenica DSM 5511 genome includes the window GCCGCCGTCGTCGCGGAACCGACCGTGAGATGGGGGATCTCCTGCTCGGCAATGTCGTCCATCAAGTGGATGAGTACCTCGGAGGTGGCGACGCCGATCGTAACGTCCGCGCCTTCCTCGAGAACGAGCCGCTGGTACTGACGGCGCGCCTCGAGCGGACTCCCGTTCGTGTCGCCAATGGCCAGTTCGACGGCTCGACCGTCGATTCCGTCGTCGTCGTTGAGTTGGTCGCGAGCGATTTCGGCTCCCTCGACGATCGATTGCCCGGTGGAGTTGCTGTCCGGATCGGGTGCCAGAACGCCGATCGTAACCGGATCGATATCGGCGCTCCCCACGACCGATCCGACGGTCTCGATACAGCCCGCCAGTGAGAGGCCGACCACTCCGCCAGCCGTCGTTTTGAGCACGTGACGGCGATCGAGATCGCGTCGCTGAGTAGCGCCAGCAGAAGTATTTCCGTCCCCATTCCTGGGGGTATTGTCGTTCATATTGAACAGTTGTTTCGACCTACGTTTCTTAACGTTTGCGGAGAATAGCATGAGGAAGGGAAACAGTCCGGCAGGCGCGACAGCAGAGATAGTATGTTGGAATCGTTAGTTTGATCCGAAATTCACACCCGATATCTCCATAATCATTCCTATTAGAGCCCGTATATTTTATTGTTATGGATTTCGCAACACATCTATTTATTGAGTCCCGTTATCAGTACCGATAACTGCAGATCACCATTTATGTAGTAACGAAATCACCCGTACGCTATCATGGATTTCGTTCGACGGTTGGTGCCGACAGCTATCCGACGCAGGTATGCAGTGAAGTTCGGAATCGCGTTGCTGATTCTCGGACTCTCGGTAGGGCTACTCGGAGCCGGTGCAACGGGAGCGATCACGAATCAGGTAGAAGACCGGGTTCAGGAAGATCACGCTTCTTCGGCCGAACAGGAAGCACAGAGCCTACAGATGTGGAACGAACAGAACGAACACACGATCGGGACGATCGCCCGATCCGACGTCGTCGCCAGCGACGATCCGGCAGCGATCCAGTACCGCTTCCTCGACTGGCAGGAGCACTTAGATGCTGACACGTTCGATATCTCCTACGTCGACCTCAACAACGATACCGTCACGGCCAGTACCAACGAGGCGTACCGCGATAGGGCGACCACCGAGATCGACACCGTTCCTGACGAGGCCTACTCGACGGCCACCGAAAACGTCCCCTGGGTCTCGGACGCCTACCTCGCCGAGGGAGAGTTCGGTCAGAACACCACCGTGATCACCTACGTCCAACTCTCGGCCGAAAACGAGGACCGGGCGATCATCTACACCGCCAATCTCGAAGCCTACGCGAACCAGCTTCAGAACGACGACGGCGTCACGACGATGGTTCTCGACGGCGACAACGAGGTCATGATCGATAACACGGCGGACTACAGCGAATCCCACGGGACGTTCGGCATGGCCTACGGTGGCGACACGAGTCTCTTGGAGTCCGCCCGAACAGAGGGAGCGACTACGCGGCAGGTCGCCGGCTCGTCGCTGGCCTTCGAGAACGACGCCTACGACTTCGGAAACGACGGCGAATACGTCACGAGTGCTGCTCGCATCTTCGGTACCGACTGGGTCATCGTGACCCACGAACCGACCGATCAGGCGCTCGGGTTCGTCACCACGATCGGCCGGTGGGGCGGCATCGCGACGATCGTCGGCGTGCTCATGATCGGCGTGGTCGGCGTCGTCCTCGGTCGGAACACCGCCGTTTCGATCGATCGGCTCACCGACAAGGCCAGCAAGATGGAGGAGGGCGACTTAGACGTCGACCTCGAGACGAAACGCATCGACAACATCGGCCGACTCTACGAGGGCTTCGACTCGATGCGCGTCGCCTTGGGCGAACAGATCGAAGAGGCCGAAGCCGCTCGCGAGGACGCCGAACGAGAGCGCGAGCGCATCGCGGAGATCAACGGGCAACTCGAGCGGACGGCCGACGAGTACAGCGACGTGATGGAGGCGGCCGCCGCCGGCGATCTGACCGCCCGGATGGACGCCGAGACGGACAACGAGGCGATGGCGGAGATCGCCGCGGACTTCAACGACATGCTCGAGGAGATCGAGGAAACCGTCGCCGACCTCAACCGGTTCGCGACCGACGTCGCGACCGCCTCCGAGCAGGTGACCGCCTCCAGCGAAGAGGTTCGCTCCGCCTCCGAGCAGGTCACGGAGTCGATCCAGGAGATTTCCGACGGCGCCGAGCAGCAAAACCAGTCGCTGCAGTCGGTCACTCAGGAGATGAGCGGGCTCTCGACGACCACCGAGGAGATCGCCGCCTCCTCGAACGAGGTCGCGGACATCGCCGAACGGACGGTCGACACCGGCCAGGAAGGACAGGAGGCCGCCCACGAAGCGATCACCGCGATGGACCAGATCGAGACCGAGGCGGAAGACGCCGTCAGCGAGATCCGCCGCCTCGAGCAAGAGGTCCAGCAGATCGACGAACTGATCAACACGATTTCCGAGATCGCCCGCCAGACGAACATGCTGGCGCTGAACGCCAACATCGAGGCCTCCCGCTCCGCCGGCGGACAGGACGACGAAGGGTTCTCCGTCGTCGCGAAGGAGGTCAAGGCCCTCTCCGAAGACGTCGCCGAGGCCGCTGACGAAGCCGAGGACCGCCTCGAGGCGATCCGCGAGCGCACCGAGCGGTCCGCGAACGAGGTCGAGGGCACCAGCGACCAGATCGAGGCCGCCGGCGAGCAGGTCACCGAGGCTGTCGAAGCGCTCGAGGAGATCGCCGACCTCGCCCAGGAGACCAACGTGGGCGTCCAGGAGATCTCCGCCGCGACCGAAGAGCAGGCCGCCTCGACGCAGGAAGTCGTCGCGATGGTCGACGACGCCGCGACGATCTCCGAGGAGACGACCACCGAGGCCGAAAACGTCGCCGCCGCCGCCGAAGAGCAGACCACGGCCCTGACCGAAGTGACCCAGTCCGCCTCCGACCTCTCCGGCCAGGCCGCGGAGCTCTCCGAAGCGCTCGATCGCTTCGAGACCGGCATCGACCGCGAGCGACTCGAGAGCGACCGCGATTCGGACGACGATGACGATCCGACCGCGACGGAGCGTCCGCCCGAGTTCGACGCCGCGGCCGACGCGGCCGTGGACGAGTCACGGTCCGACGAGCAACCGCCGGCGTCGGAGGGCGACCAGCGAGGGCAGGGAATCACCCTCTCGACCGACGACAGCGAGACGCTCGAGTCGCCCGAGCGGACCGACGAGCAAGCGACCGAACCCGACGCGGAGCAGCCGACCGAACGTGAGGCAGAGCAGCCGACCGAGTCGTTCGAGGCCGAGTCGGCGGAGACCGAGCCCGCAGACGACATCGCGCAGACCGCTGATGCGGCCGATATCGAACCCGCGCCGGCTCCGGACACAGACGCGCTCGAGGCCGAATCGGGCGATCAGACGTCGATCACGGACAGCGGGTCGACGAGCGAGACCGAACCCGAGAGCGATATCGACGCCGAACCGACGCCGGCGCCTGCTCCGGCCGCTCTCGAGGAGTCGGACCGGTCGGACCAGGAGTCGGCGGCCGACGGCGAGACGACCGCGGGCGGCGAACTCGCCGCCGAGGAGATCCTCGGGATCGACGACGACGGCACGACCGTCAGCGAACCGGAAGCCGATGACGACGAGACCGACGAACCGGCAGCCGACGTCGATGCGACCGACGAATCCGAGGACGCCGCGGCGGACGCGACGGATCCGCTCGCGGACGACGCGGACTCGGTGACGGCACTCGAGCCGGTCGAAGACGACGAGTCCGACGAGACCGGCGACGGAGACGTCGGGTCGAATGACGCTGAGACGGCTGCTACCGACGACGACGACACTGATGTGACCGACGACGACACCGACGCGACCGACGACGACGTGTTCACGTTCGGAACCACCGACGAGTAGCGCGAACACGCGACTCGAGTCGCTCCGC containing:
- a CDS encoding methyl-accepting chemotaxis protein, translated to MDFVRRLVPTAIRRRYAVKFGIALLILGLSVGLLGAGATGAITNQVEDRVQEDHASSAEQEAQSLQMWNEQNEHTIGTIARSDVVASDDPAAIQYRFLDWQEHLDADTFDISYVDLNNDTVTASTNEAYRDRATTEIDTVPDEAYSTATENVPWVSDAYLAEGEFGQNTTVITYVQLSAENEDRAIIYTANLEAYANQLQNDDGVTTMVLDGDNEVMIDNTADYSESHGTFGMAYGGDTSLLESARTEGATTRQVAGSSLAFENDAYDFGNDGEYVTSAARIFGTDWVIVTHEPTDQALGFVTTIGRWGGIATIVGVLMIGVVGVVLGRNTAVSIDRLTDKASKMEEGDLDVDLETKRIDNIGRLYEGFDSMRVALGEQIEEAEAAREDAERERERIAEINGQLERTADEYSDVMEAAAAGDLTARMDAETDNEAMAEIAADFNDMLEEIEETVADLNRFATDVATASEQVTASSEEVRSASEQVTESIQEISDGAEQQNQSLQSVTQEMSGLSTTTEEIAASSNEVADIAERTVDTGQEGQEAAHEAITAMDQIETEAEDAVSEIRRLEQEVQQIDELINTISEIARQTNMLALNANIEASRSAGGQDDEGFSVVAKEVKALSEDVAEAADEAEDRLEAIRERTERSANEVEGTSDQIEAAGEQVTEAVEALEEIADLAQETNVGVQEISAATEEQAASTQEVVAMVDDAATISEETTTEAENVAAAAEEQTTALTEVTQSASDLSGQAAELSEALDRFETGIDRERLESDRDSDDDDDPTATERPPEFDAAADAAVDESRSDEQPPASEGDQRGQGITLSTDDSETLESPERTDEQATEPDAEQPTEREAEQPTESFEAESAETEPADDIAQTADAADIEPAPAPDTDALEAESGDQTSITDSGSTSETEPESDIDAEPTPAPAPAALEESDRSDQESAADGETTAGGELAAEEILGIDDDGTTVSEPEADDDETDEPAADVDATDESEDAAADATDPLADDADSVTALEPVEDDESDETGDGDVGSNDAETAATDDDDTDVTDDDTDATDDDVFTFGTTDE